A genomic stretch from Terriglobus sp. RCC_193 includes:
- a CDS encoding lysophospholipid acyltransferase family protein, with product MADFTPKQRILLAVIPRVASGLLHLLGATLRWQPAYAPLARPADVYPTEPEVYVFWHRCLLLAAWRYRNLGIRILISDSFDGELIARLVQRLGFVPVRGSSSRGGAAALLAATRARTEGHKVAITADGPRGPNYVAKEGAAAIANRSGSTASCFYLHPVNAWTLKSWDRFLIPKPFSRVCIVWEAPVASPTTLQLQELLDDAVNKAEMPI from the coding sequence GTGGCGGACTTCACCCCAAAACAACGAATCCTCCTGGCCGTCATTCCTCGCGTGGCCAGTGGCCTGTTGCACCTGCTGGGTGCAACGTTGCGCTGGCAGCCCGCTTATGCGCCACTGGCGCGGCCTGCCGATGTGTATCCCACCGAACCCGAAGTCTACGTCTTCTGGCACCGTTGTCTTCTGTTGGCAGCGTGGCGGTATCGCAACCTTGGCATCCGCATTCTGATCTCAGACTCCTTTGACGGCGAGTTGATCGCGCGGCTGGTCCAACGACTTGGCTTCGTGCCTGTTCGCGGATCATCCTCACGCGGAGGCGCAGCGGCACTTCTGGCGGCCACGCGCGCCCGCACAGAAGGCCACAAGGTTGCCATCACTGCCGATGGCCCACGTGGTCCTAACTACGTCGCCAAGGAAGGCGCCGCCGCCATTGCCAATCGCAGCGGCAGCACCGCCTCCTGCTTTTATCTGCACCCGGTAAATGCCTGGACGCTAAAAAGCTGGGACCGCTTCCTCATTCCCAAGCCCTTCAGCCGCGTCTGTATCGTCTGGGAAGCGCCGGTTGCCTCCCCCACGACTCTGCAGCTCCAGGAGTTGCTGGATGACGCGGTAAACAAAGCCGAAATGCCCATTTAA
- a CDS encoding FCD domain-containing protein encodes MREILEVYAATHAELTEEFIVGLRASVERTKEILLRDDKAAHIEEDIGFHAQIVQSAGNAELTRVHANIQDKLWLCRCQTYQITSTDTPKAHSEIAEHFAAGDRAGAVEAVRGHIRFVSQALRRAQSQL; translated from the coding sequence GTGCGCGAAATTCTTGAGGTTTATGCTGCGACGCATGCCGAGCTAACGGAAGAGTTTATTGTGGGGCTGCGTGCCAGCGTGGAGCGGACAAAGGAAATTCTGCTGCGTGATGACAAAGCAGCACACATCGAGGAAGATATTGGATTTCATGCGCAGATTGTGCAGTCAGCAGGGAATGCAGAATTGACCCGTGTCCATGCCAACATTCAGGACAAGCTGTGGCTGTGCCGCTGCCAGACGTATCAGATCACATCGACGGATACACCCAAGGCGCATAGTGAAATCGCGGAACACTTTGCCGCAGGTGACCGAGCAGGAGCCGTGGAGGCTGTGCGCGGTCACATACGGTTTGTGTCGCAGGCCCTGCGGCGGGCGCAGTCGCAGTTGTAA
- the trpS gene encoding tryptophan--tRNA ligase, whose product MTEQLSKRRVLSGMRPTGRLHLGNYMGALYNWVRLQEQYDCYFFIADIHALTTDYANPGNVGAKSREVALDFLGAGLDPERCTIFKQSDVPQHSELNTLFGMFTPLGWLERVPTYKDQQEQLREKDLATFGFLGYPLLQSADILLYKPDFVPVGQDQVSHVELTREVARRFNQLYGSAVTPEVAAAESDKELMKAEISENVLERQILPEPKVLLTPSPKLPGLDGRKMSKSYGNTLGLTEPADDVRKKLRTMVTDPARVRRTDPGDPDVCPVGDLHKVFSTPETMAKVYEGCRSASIGCIECKGWVADSVLREIEPIRERRAHYEAQPQLVTEILAAGAQKARNFAESTMVEVRKAIGL is encoded by the coding sequence ATGACCGAACAACTGAGCAAGCGTCGCGTCCTTAGCGGCATGCGCCCCACCGGGCGTCTTCATCTGGGCAACTACATGGGTGCCCTGTATAACTGGGTGCGCCTGCAGGAGCAGTACGACTGCTACTTCTTCATTGCAGATATCCACGCGCTGACCACCGACTACGCCAACCCCGGCAACGTCGGGGCCAAGTCACGTGAAGTCGCGCTCGACTTCCTCGGAGCGGGCCTTGATCCTGAGCGTTGCACCATCTTCAAACAGAGCGACGTTCCGCAGCACAGCGAACTGAACACGCTCTTCGGTATGTTCACACCGCTTGGCTGGCTTGAGCGTGTGCCCACGTACAAGGACCAGCAGGAGCAGCTTCGCGAAAAGGATCTCGCAACATTTGGCTTCCTCGGCTATCCTCTGCTGCAATCAGCAGACATTCTGCTTTACAAGCCGGATTTTGTTCCCGTTGGCCAGGATCAGGTTTCGCACGTCGAACTCACGCGCGAAGTCGCACGCCGCTTCAACCAGCTCTATGGCTCAGCAGTCACGCCAGAAGTCGCAGCAGCAGAATCCGACAAAGAGCTGATGAAGGCAGAGATCAGCGAAAACGTGCTCGAACGCCAGATACTTCCCGAGCCGAAAGTTTTGCTCACGCCTTCGCCCAAGCTCCCCGGTCTTGATGGCCGCAAGATGAGCAAGAGCTATGGCAACACGCTTGGCCTGACGGAACCCGCGGATGATGTGCGTAAGAAGCTCCGCACCATGGTCACCGATCCAGCACGCGTTCGCCGCACAGACCCTGGCGATCCCGATGTCTGCCCTGTGGGCGATCTGCACAAAGTCTTCTCAACACCCGAGACAATGGCGAAGGTGTACGAGGGTTGCCGCAGCGCCTCCATCGGTTGTATTGAGTGCAAAGGCTGGGTCGCTGACAGCGTCCTGCGCGAGATTGAACCCATCCGCGAACGTCGCGCGCACTACGAAGCGCAGCCACAACTCGTGACGGAAATCCTCGCAGCAGGCGCGCAGAAAGCACGTAACTTCGCGGAATCCACCATGGTGGAAGTCCGCAAAGCCATCGGCCTCTAG
- a CDS encoding YjhG/YagF family D-xylonate dehydratase: MTLQQLLDGESYWETLRTHDAGPQGTLPITPEMLLQQPSGNLFGLSQNAGMGWDPARLRDPEYLILSTHGGLRAADGTPIALGFHTGHWEVGLLVAEAARTLRDRHAIPFAGACTDPCDGRTQGTAGMLDSLPYRNDAAMVLRRLMRSLPTRRGVIGIATCDKGLPAMMMALASSGDYPSVLVPGGVTLLPESGEDAGKVQTIGARYAQGQISLEDAAEMGCRACASPGGGCQFLGTAATSQVVGEALGLSLPHSALAPSGQQVWLRAAAQSAEAILRMTQLGIGTRDVLTDAAIRNAMVVHAAFGGSTNLLLHIPAVAHAAGLKRPSSQDWIAVNRAVPRLVDALPNGPMGYATVQVFLAGAVPEVMLHLRRAGLLDTSVRTVTGETLETNLDWWEQSERRRGMRQRLRNLDGIDADDVIFSPDEARVRGLTSTVSFPVGNLAPEGSVIKSTSIDPSLIDGDGVYRHTGPARVFLTEEDAIRAIKAGEVSHGDVMVMICGGPMGAGMQEVYQVTSALKSLPFCKHVAVLTDARFSGVSTGACIGHISPEALAGGPIGKVREGDTISITVNRTTLSASVDLMGEGDETFSVEEGARRLAMRSLRDDLHPHPAMTNDTRLWAALVQASGGVWGGCVYDADAVITQLARGANVALKE, from the coding sequence ATGACGTTGCAGCAGTTGCTGGACGGCGAAAGCTATTGGGAAACTCTTCGCACCCACGACGCCGGGCCGCAGGGCACACTTCCCATCACTCCGGAGATGCTGCTCCAGCAGCCTTCGGGGAATTTGTTTGGGCTTTCGCAAAATGCCGGTATGGGGTGGGACCCCGCCCGTCTGCGGGATCCGGAGTATCTCATCCTGAGTACCCATGGTGGCCTCCGTGCGGCGGATGGTACGCCCATTGCGCTTGGCTTCCATACCGGGCATTGGGAGGTGGGGCTGCTGGTGGCGGAGGCCGCACGCACTCTGCGTGATCGCCATGCTATCCCATTTGCCGGAGCGTGTACCGACCCGTGTGACGGACGGACTCAAGGCACCGCTGGGATGCTCGACTCCCTGCCCTACCGGAACGACGCTGCGATGGTGCTGCGCCGCCTGATGCGGTCTCTGCCTACGCGGCGTGGTGTGATTGGCATTGCTACCTGTGACAAGGGTCTGCCTGCCATGATGATGGCGTTGGCCTCGTCCGGTGACTATCCCAGCGTGCTTGTTCCCGGCGGCGTTACGCTGCTGCCGGAGAGTGGTGAGGATGCAGGCAAGGTGCAGACCATTGGTGCCCGGTATGCACAGGGACAGATCAGCCTGGAGGATGCCGCGGAGATGGGTTGTCGTGCGTGCGCGTCGCCGGGCGGCGGGTGCCAGTTCCTGGGTACTGCGGCTACGTCACAGGTCGTCGGCGAGGCGTTGGGACTATCACTGCCGCATAGCGCGCTTGCTCCTTCCGGTCAGCAGGTGTGGCTGCGCGCTGCGGCGCAGTCGGCGGAAGCTATCCTGCGCATGACACAGCTTGGTATCGGCACACGCGACGTACTTACCGATGCTGCTATCCGCAATGCCATGGTGGTGCATGCGGCATTTGGTGGATCGACCAACCTGCTGCTGCACATTCCGGCTGTTGCCCATGCAGCGGGCCTTAAGCGTCCGTCCAGCCAGGACTGGATCGCCGTGAACCGGGCGGTTCCGCGGCTGGTGGATGCTCTGCCGAATGGGCCGATGGGTTATGCGACGGTGCAGGTCTTCCTTGCCGGGGCTGTTCCTGAGGTGATGCTGCATCTGCGCCGTGCCGGATTGCTGGATACTTCCGTCCGCACTGTTACGGGTGAGACGCTGGAGACTAACCTGGATTGGTGGGAGCAGAGCGAACGTCGACGCGGGATGCGGCAGCGACTACGTAACCTGGATGGCATTGATGCGGATGACGTCATCTTCTCCCCAGACGAAGCACGCGTACGCGGACTTACGTCCACTGTCAGCTTTCCCGTCGGCAACCTTGCACCGGAAGGATCGGTGATCAAGAGTACTTCCATCGATCCGAGCCTGATCGACGGCGATGGAGTCTATCGCCACACTGGACCGGCGCGTGTCTTCCTGACCGAAGAGGATGCGATCCGCGCTATCAAGGCTGGCGAAGTGTCCCATGGCGATGTGATGGTGATGATCTGCGGCGGGCCGATGGGCGCGGGGATGCAGGAGGTGTATCAGGTGACGTCTGCCCTGAAGAGCCTGCCCTTCTGCAAGCACGTTGCCGTGCTGACGGATGCTCGCTTCTCCGGTGTCTCGACAGGAGCGTGCATTGGGCATATCTCACCGGAGGCGCTTGCCGGCGGACCTATCGGCAAGGTGCGTGAGGGAGACACCATCTCCATTACCGTGAATCGCACCACTTTGAGCGCGTCCGTCGATCTGATGGGCGAAGGCGATGAGACGTTCTCCGTCGAAGAAGGTGCGCGTCGACTGGCGATGCGCAGTCTGCGTGACGACCTGCATCCGCATCCGGCCATGACCAATGACACACGGCTTTGGGCCGCGCTGGTGCAGGCCAGTGGCGGCGTGTGGGGTGGATGCGTCTATGATGCGGATGCCGTCATAACCCAGCTTGCACGCGGCGCGAACGTCGCACTGAAGGAGTAA
- a CDS encoding fumarylacetoacetate hydrolase family protein: MKLYRTTTGIFVDDNGSTYRLNTTDWDALLNSDDLPAQVNAAKGNAEAISGDVLTPVTSQEVWASGVTYYRSRNARMEESQAAGGGDFYDRVYIAERPELFYKSSPWRVIHPGGEVRIRRDATWSIPEPELTLVANNKGKLIGLTIGNDMSSRDIEGENPLYLPQAKVYNGSCAIGPCILLWNGPIDRATKIALQILRGNETVVSGSTTLAELKRDPEELLQYLYRELDFPTGAFLLTGTGIVPPTEFTLSHGDVIRVSIDGIGTLENRVARR, from the coding sequence GTGAAGCTCTACCGAACCACCACAGGCATCTTCGTGGACGACAATGGAAGCACGTACCGCCTGAACACGACCGATTGGGATGCTCTGCTGAACAGTGACGATCTACCTGCGCAGGTAAACGCGGCCAAAGGGAACGCTGAGGCTATCTCTGGTGACGTGCTTACGCCAGTGACGTCGCAGGAAGTGTGGGCTTCCGGCGTGACGTACTATCGCAGCCGTAATGCGCGCATGGAAGAGAGTCAGGCTGCGGGCGGCGGCGACTTCTATGACCGTGTCTACATTGCGGAACGGCCCGAGCTGTTCTACAAGTCGTCGCCGTGGCGCGTGATTCATCCGGGCGGCGAAGTGCGTATCCGCCGCGATGCTACATGGTCGATTCCTGAGCCGGAGTTGACGCTGGTGGCGAACAATAAGGGCAAGCTCATTGGCCTGACCATTGGCAACGATATGAGCTCGCGTGATATTGAGGGCGAGAATCCGCTGTATCTGCCACAGGCAAAGGTTTACAACGGCAGTTGTGCGATTGGGCCCTGCATCCTGCTGTGGAATGGACCGATTGATCGCGCAACGAAGATTGCTCTGCAGATTCTGCGTGGCAATGAGACGGTTGTCAGCGGCAGCACAACGCTGGCGGAGCTGAAGCGCGATCCGGAAGAGTTGCTGCAATACCTTTATCGCGAACTGGATTTTCCGACCGGAGCATTTCTGTTGACGGGCACAGGAATTGTGCCTCCTACGGAGTTCACCCTGTCGCATGGAGATGTGATCCGCGTGTCGATCGATGGGATTGGGACTTTGGAAAACAGAGTGGCAAGACGGTAG
- the pcaD gene encoding 3-oxoadipate enol-lactonase, translating to MILHHELTGQHDAPCVVLSTSLGATMQMWQPQMQALTQCFRVLRYDMRGHGNSPSPAGSYSVADLGNDVLRLLDHHGIRSAHFCGISLGGVIGQWLGIHAPERIQKLILCNTAAKVGTDEGWQKRIAEVRANGMASIADAVIARWFTAPFAASHPEVIASIREGMLASNVEGYAACCEALRTCNLRSEIATITAPTLVIAGDQDMVCTIADAQFLQSQIPGSQMLNLPAAHLSNVEAAELFNTSLLDFLP from the coding sequence ATGATCCTTCACCACGAACTCACGGGACAGCACGATGCCCCATGCGTCGTACTCTCCACATCGCTTGGCGCAACCATGCAGATGTGGCAACCGCAGATGCAGGCGCTCACGCAGTGCTTCCGCGTCCTCCGATACGACATGCGAGGACACGGCAACAGCCCATCCCCCGCAGGCTCCTACTCCGTCGCTGATCTCGGCAACGACGTGCTGCGGCTGCTCGATCACCACGGCATCCGCAGTGCACACTTCTGCGGCATCTCTCTCGGCGGCGTCATCGGCCAGTGGCTTGGCATCCACGCACCGGAACGCATCCAGAAGCTGATCCTCTGCAACACTGCAGCAAAAGTCGGCACAGACGAAGGCTGGCAGAAGCGCATCGCAGAGGTCCGCGCCAACGGCATGGCCTCCATCGCTGACGCAGTCATCGCCCGCTGGTTCACCGCACCCTTCGCTGCGTCACATCCGGAAGTCATCGCCTCCATCCGTGAAGGCATGCTGGCCAGCAACGTGGAAGGCTACGCCGCCTGCTGCGAAGCCCTCCGCACCTGCAATCTGCGCAGTGAAATCGCCACCATCACCGCACCCACCCTCGTCATCGCAGGCGATCAGGATATGGTCTGCACCATCGCAGACGCACAGTTTCTGCAAAGCCAAATCCCCGGCAGCCAGATGCTGAATCTACCAGCCGCCCACCTCTCCAACGTGGAAGCAGCAGAACTCTTCAACACATCCCTGCTCGACTTCCTGCCATAA
- a CDS encoding glycosyltransferase: protein MDLTPVPCCTLVVPCYNEELRFHADAFTAFLAAQPDVHLLFVNDGSRDGTLTRLRAFCEAHPGQTSLLDIQPNGGKAEAVRKGMLQAMATLPGSTVGFWDADLATPLDAYPEFREVLEARPEVEMVFGARIRLLGRHVSRNPMRHYAGRVFATTVSLMLKLAIYDSQCGAKVFRVTPRLEQVLRQPFVSRWIFDVEILARFLSSWRAEGLNPDGPIYELPLQTWIDVPGSKIKLGDFVRSFTDLLRIRQNFPGR, encoded by the coding sequence ATGGATCTGACGCCGGTTCCATGCTGCACACTGGTAGTGCCCTGTTATAACGAAGAGCTCCGTTTTCATGCGGATGCATTCACTGCGTTTCTTGCGGCGCAGCCGGATGTGCATCTGTTGTTTGTGAATGATGGCAGTCGCGATGGTACATTGACGCGTCTGCGAGCCTTCTGCGAAGCGCATCCGGGGCAGACATCTTTACTGGATATTCAGCCGAATGGTGGTAAGGCCGAAGCCGTTCGCAAAGGCATGCTGCAGGCTATGGCGACTTTGCCGGGAAGCACTGTGGGCTTCTGGGATGCGGATCTGGCAACACCGCTGGATGCATATCCTGAGTTTCGCGAGGTGCTGGAAGCGCGTCCCGAAGTGGAGATGGTGTTCGGCGCGCGCATTCGACTGTTGGGCCGGCATGTGTCACGCAATCCCATGCGGCATTATGCAGGGCGCGTCTTCGCCACGACCGTGTCGCTCATGTTGAAACTGGCTATCTACGATTCGCAGTGCGGGGCGAAGGTGTTTCGCGTCACACCGCGATTGGAACAGGTGCTGCGTCAACCTTTTGTGTCGCGATGGATCTTCGATGTAGAGATTCTTGCGCGCTTTTTGAGTTCGTGGCGTGCGGAAGGGTTAAACCCGGACGGACCTATCTACGAACTGCCGCTGCAGACGTGGATCGATGTACCGGGCTCGAAGATAAAGTTGGGTGACTTCGTTCGTTCCTTTACCGACCTGCTCCGTATTCGTCAGAACTTTCCTGGCCGTTAG
- a CDS encoding energy transducer TonB, whose amino-acid sequence MRSVLAAALLAVAPVAVPAQALHSGISHLVASVDAPAFAFQASAINAAKPRIFSGIVAPIRLTEVKLAGSLAPTHASDVTVQYTVNEAGVPENVKVVSPIDALTASKVTDAVSKVRYKAGTLDGQPVAVPVTLHVALR is encoded by the coding sequence ATGCGCTCAGTCCTCGCCGCCGCTCTTCTCGCAGTTGCCCCCGTTGCCGTTCCCGCCCAGGCCCTGCACTCTGGTATCTCGCACCTGGTCGCTTCTGTTGACGCTCCGGCCTTCGCATTCCAGGCCAGTGCTATCAACGCTGCCAAGCCGCGCATCTTCAGCGGCATCGTGGCTCCCATCCGTCTCACGGAAGTAAAGCTGGCTGGCTCGCTGGCTCCCACTCATGCCTCTGACGTCACCGTGCAGTACACCGTGAACGAAGCAGGCGTACCGGAGAATGTGAAGGTTGTTTCCCCGATCGATGCGTTGACCGCTTCTAAGGTAACTGACGCAGTCAGCAAGGTTCGTTACAAGGCAGGTACGCTCGACGGTCAGCCGGTTGCTGTTCCGGTCACCCTGCACGTTGCACTCCGCTAA
- a CDS encoding PAS domain-containing protein → MKPGVEDKQKSEARPSALELAVMAADVTADLRWVLDKLPDGVLFMDREWRITYANETGRAISRLKPEELNGPTHWELFPAAIGTEQEQRYRRVMEQRVMEELEFFYPPFQIWVHLRAVPISSGIAVIFSDVTELHQAQDEAVKLTTELQQVFEATSDGVAVLNREWRYTYLNRRAKEILEGDGRKLLDQSLWNMFPETIYDGSPFVENFYRTMNDRVATTFEAYYPEPFCRWFRLEAQPSLDGLVLFFRDITRSKQYEAELLAEKAETERQKAELEAVYRTAPVGLALFDAKEFRYLRVNDRQSEVVGIRPEELLGMRIEDVVMAPAVPNLFRERVAKGEAIRDMLYETELRTRPGEVRSFNVNYSPILDEAGEVRAISAAVLEVTQLRKAERALVQSEKLAAVGRLASSISHEINNPLEAITNLLYLAQGVDRLPEEARSYLSLAQDELARVSQIATQTLRFHRQANKPSRVTAAQLVDAVLNLFAGRLLNSGIHVEAGYGTAVSILCFENDIRQVLNNLISNAMDAMRTGGRLFVRAHDAVNSETGEAGVKIIVADTGTGMSSCTQRRLFEPFFTTKELNGNGLGLWISRQIVERHCGRLTFRSAQGTLLHGTVFALFLPCESSELQA, encoded by the coding sequence ATGAAACCTGGCGTTGAGGACAAACAGAAGTCTGAGGCGAGACCGTCTGCGTTGGAGCTGGCGGTGATGGCTGCGGATGTGACTGCAGACCTTCGCTGGGTGTTGGATAAGTTGCCAGATGGTGTGCTGTTCATGGACCGCGAATGGCGGATTACCTACGCCAATGAAACGGGAAGGGCGATCAGCCGTCTGAAGCCGGAAGAACTGAACGGTCCCACACACTGGGAGCTGTTTCCAGCAGCGATTGGGACCGAGCAGGAGCAGAGATACCGGCGCGTGATGGAGCAGCGCGTGATGGAGGAGCTGGAGTTCTTCTATCCGCCATTCCAGATATGGGTTCATCTGCGGGCTGTGCCCATCTCCAGCGGTATAGCTGTGATCTTCAGCGATGTAACGGAGCTGCACCAGGCGCAGGATGAAGCTGTAAAGCTGACCACGGAGCTGCAGCAGGTATTTGAAGCGACCTCCGATGGGGTTGCCGTGCTGAACCGGGAATGGCGCTACACGTATCTGAATCGCCGCGCGAAGGAGATCCTGGAAGGGGATGGTAGGAAACTGCTGGACCAGAGCCTGTGGAACATGTTTCCAGAGACGATCTATGATGGGTCACCTTTCGTCGAAAACTTCTATCGCACGATGAATGATCGCGTTGCCACAACGTTCGAGGCGTATTACCCAGAACCGTTCTGTAGGTGGTTCCGGTTGGAGGCGCAGCCTTCGCTGGATGGTCTGGTGTTGTTCTTCCGCGATATCACACGTTCGAAACAGTACGAAGCGGAACTACTGGCGGAGAAAGCGGAGACGGAACGGCAGAAGGCGGAACTGGAAGCGGTGTATCGTACTGCGCCCGTCGGTCTGGCGCTTTTTGATGCAAAGGAGTTCCGCTATCTGCGGGTGAATGATCGACAGAGCGAGGTCGTAGGGATACGTCCGGAAGAGCTGCTGGGTATGCGGATTGAAGACGTTGTAATGGCACCCGCAGTCCCCAATCTGTTTCGAGAGCGAGTGGCTAAAGGCGAGGCGATTCGCGACATGCTTTACGAGACGGAGTTGCGGACCAGACCCGGCGAGGTTCGATCTTTCAACGTGAACTACTCGCCGATTCTGGACGAAGCAGGGGAAGTGCGCGCGATCAGTGCAGCCGTCCTTGAAGTGACACAGTTGCGCAAGGCAGAGAGGGCACTGGTGCAGAGTGAGAAGCTGGCAGCCGTAGGACGGCTGGCCTCGTCCATCTCGCATGAAATTAATAACCCTCTGGAGGCGATAACGAATTTGTTGTACCTCGCGCAGGGAGTGGACCGACTGCCAGAAGAGGCACGCTCATACCTATCCCTGGCGCAGGACGAGTTGGCAAGGGTTTCGCAGATTGCCACGCAGACACTGCGATTTCATCGGCAGGCGAATAAACCATCGCGTGTGACGGCAGCGCAGCTGGTAGATGCTGTACTGAACCTGTTCGCCGGACGGCTGCTGAATAGTGGCATTCATGTGGAAGCCGGATATGGTACGGCGGTATCCATCCTGTGCTTTGAAAACGATATCCGGCAGGTATTGAACAACCTGATTTCGAATGCAATGGATGCGATGCGAACCGGCGGGCGCCTGTTCGTACGTGCTCATGATGCAGTGAATTCTGAGACAGGAGAGGCCGGGGTGAAAATCATCGTGGCTGATACAGGAACAGGTATGTCGTCGTGTACGCAGCGGCGATTGTTCGAACCGTTCTTCACCACGAAGGAGCTGAATGGCAACGGACTGGGGCTCTGGATCTCGCGACAGATCGTGGAGCGCCACTGCGGAAGGCTGACATTTCGATCCGCGCAGGGCACCCTGTTGCACGGTACGGTATTTGCGTTGTTCCTGCCCTGCGAATCGTCTGAGCTTCAAGCCTAG
- a CDS encoding site-2 protease family protein: MSQETALVLFEFVALIFAFTFHEFAHAWTASYFGDQTARMMGRVTLNPVKHLDPLGSVVLPLLAAFTHMPLLGWAKPTPVTTRNLRNIKRDDMLVTLAGPASNLLLAILSLILLLAIKHIFRSGTDAVFNAVDFRHGLVDASLSGTSVIYPLALLLYCSIVINVVLAIFNLVPIPPLDGSRILRHFLPYNIQQKYDNMTGFISLVVFLVLIRTPILGWFYMPVLAIFDHLIVLA, encoded by the coding sequence ATGAGCCAGGAAACCGCACTCGTCCTCTTTGAATTTGTGGCGCTGATCTTCGCCTTCACCTTCCATGAATTTGCACATGCATGGACGGCCTCCTACTTTGGCGACCAGACAGCGCGCATGATGGGTCGCGTCACGCTCAACCCGGTCAAGCATCTTGATCCGCTGGGCTCCGTGGTGCTTCCACTGCTCGCTGCCTTTACCCACATGCCCCTGCTGGGGTGGGCCAAGCCGACGCCCGTCACCACGCGCAATCTCCGCAACATCAAGCGCGACGACATGCTCGTCACCCTCGCTGGCCCTGCTTCCAACCTGCTGCTGGCTATCCTCTCGCTCATCCTGCTGTTGGCGATCAAGCACATCTTCCGGAGCGGCACCGACGCCGTATTCAACGCAGTCGATTTCCGTCATGGGCTGGTGGATGCTTCGCTCTCCGGAACCTCGGTGATTTACCCGCTGGCGCTGCTGCTTTATTGCTCCATCGTGATCAACGTGGTGTTGGCCATCTTCAACCTGGTTCCCATTCCTCCGCTGGACGGATCACGCATCCTGCGTCACTTTCTGCCGTACAACATCCAGCAGAAATACGACAACATGACCGGCTTCATCAGCCTGGTCGTTTTCCTGGTGCTCATCCGTACGCCCATTCTCGGCTGGTTCTACATGCCGGTGCTCGCCATCTTTGATCATCTGATCGTGCTTGCCTGA